The Cucumis melo cultivar AY chromosome 5, USDA_Cmelo_AY_1.0, whole genome shotgun sequence genome has a segment encoding these proteins:
- the LOC103495287 gene encoding kunitz type trypsin inhibitor 111-like: MLAIKWHYTFASHNHIIIFQTKTKSLLLKNQKMMRFHKSLFSIFSLLCFFMAIPSTAGQFDGPPVLDTEGRPLQRDAEYFIKPAITDVAGNLTLITRKGDQCPFYVGQVPLLSQETGFAVSLAPYREGEDTIREGRDLKFVFQVFTICITGTQWKVGEADPKTGRRFVKLGYDNTATGYFRIDKSDLGVYNIGWCPSDVPIKGRPRCGSAGILIEKGVRFLALDGPAFPFEFVRVDPVEELGSILQEK; the protein is encoded by the exons ATGTTGGCTATAAAATGGCACTACACATTTGCATCCCATAACCATATCattatttttcaaacaaaaactaaatcactCTTGTTGAAGAATCAAAAGATGATGAGGTTCCATAAGTCACTATTTTCCATCTTTAGCTTGCTATGCTTCTTCATGGCCATACCCTCTACTGCCGGCCAATTCGATGGTCCTCCGGTGCTCGACACCGAAGGCCGACCTCTGCAGCGCGATGCCGAGTATTTCATCAAGCCTGCCATCACCGATGTTGCTGGCAATCTTACCTTAATTACCCGAAAAGGTGATCAGTGCCCATTTTATGTCGGGCAAGTACCACTTCTTTCTCAAGAAACAG GTTTCGCGGTCTCCCTCGCACCTTATCGAGAGGGTGAAGATACGATCAGAGAAGGCAGAGATTTGAAGTTTGTGTTTCAAGTGTTCACCATTTGCATAACGGGGACTCAATGGAAAGTGGGGGAGGCAGATCCAAAGACAGGAAGGAGGTTTGTGAAGCTCGGATACGACAACACTGCCACCGGATACTTTAGGATAGACAAGAGCGACCTCGGAGTTTATAATATAGGATGGTGTCCCTCGGATGTGCCCATTAAAGGGAGGCCAAGGTGTGGAAGTGCTGGAATTTTGATTGAGAAAGGAGTGAGGTTTTTGGCTTTGGATGGACCTGCATTTCCTTTTGAGTTTGTGAGAGTTGATCCTGTAGAAGAGCTTGGTTCTATCCTGCAAGAGAAATAA